A genomic segment from Pseudomonadota bacterium encodes:
- the radA gene encoding DNA repair protein RadA, translating to MMTGRARPSFQCQACGALAPKWAGQCGECGAWNTLTESAAPLLVDGRARGLGYSGQTAPVVGLAEVEVRDEVRTSSGIGELDRVLGGGLVNGAVVLLGGDPGIGKSTLLLQSLAAGRETRGLYVSGEESAQQVALRAHRLGKVGQDLRLLTETRVERVLEAAENEAPRVLVIDSIQTLYSESLAGAPGTVSQLRESASQLVRYAKRTGTTVFLVGHVTKEGVLAGPRVLEHMVDTVLYFEGDEGSRYRIVRAVKNRYGAVHELGVFAMTESGLREVPNPSSIFLQRHAQGVPGSAVMVTREGTRPLLIEVQALLDESHLANPRRVAVGLDPNRLAMLLAVLHRHAGVVSYDQDVFVNIVGGVRVNETGADLAVALAVVSSLRSRPLPNGTVVFGEIGLSGEVRPVPHGPERLREAVKHGFGRALIPRANAPRGTVKGLEVTAIERVAEALAASG from the coding sequence ATGATGACGGGGCGGGCCAGACCTTCCTTTCAGTGCCAGGCGTGTGGGGCGCTGGCGCCCAAGTGGGCCGGGCAGTGCGGGGAGTGCGGCGCCTGGAACACGCTCACCGAGAGCGCGGCGCCCCTTCTCGTGGATGGAAGGGCGCGCGGGCTCGGCTACAGCGGCCAGACCGCACCGGTCGTCGGGCTCGCCGAGGTCGAGGTCCGGGATGAGGTGCGCACCTCGAGCGGGATCGGCGAGCTGGACCGGGTCCTGGGCGGGGGTCTGGTGAACGGTGCGGTAGTGCTGCTCGGGGGCGACCCGGGGATAGGCAAGTCCACGCTCCTTTTGCAATCGTTGGCGGCCGGGCGCGAGACGCGGGGTCTCTACGTGAGCGGCGAAGAGTCGGCCCAGCAGGTGGCGCTCAGGGCCCATCGCCTCGGCAAGGTCGGCCAGGACCTGCGGCTTCTGACCGAGACCCGGGTCGAGCGGGTCTTGGAGGCGGCCGAGAACGAGGCGCCGCGGGTCCTGGTGATCGACTCGATCCAGACCCTCTACAGCGAGTCGCTGGCGGGCGCCCCCGGCACGGTGAGCCAGCTCCGCGAGTCCGCCTCACAACTCGTGCGCTACGCCAAGCGCACCGGTACCACCGTGTTCCTGGTAGGGCATGTGACCAAGGAGGGTGTCTTGGCCGGGCCGCGGGTGCTCGAGCACATGGTGGATACGGTGCTCTATTTCGAGGGCGACGAGGGCAGCCGCTATCGGATCGTGCGCGCCGTCAAGAACCGCTACGGGGCGGTGCACGAGCTCGGGGTCTTCGCCATGACCGAGTCCGGGCTGCGCGAGGTGCCCAATCCCTCGTCGATCTTTTTGCAGCGCCACGCCCAGGGCGTGCCCGGCAGCGCGGTCATGGTGACGCGCGAAGGCACCCGGCCATTGCTCATCGAGGTGCAGGCGCTCCTGGACGAGTCCCATCTGGCCAACCCGAGACGAGTCGCGGTAGGGCTCGATCCGAATCGCCTGGCCATGTTGCTGGCGGTCCTGCACCGCCATGCGGGAGTGGTGAGCTATGATCAGGACGTCTTCGTCAACATCGTGGGCGGTGTGCGCGTCAACGAGACCGGCGCGGATCTCGCGGTGGCCCTGGCGGTGGTGTCGAGCCTCCGCAGTCGGCCCCTTCCCAACGGGACCGTGGTATTCGGCGAGATCGGTCTCTCGGGCGAGGTGCGTCCCGTGCCGCACGGTCCAGAGCGCCTGCGCGAGGCGGTGAAGCATGGTTTCGGGCGGGCGCTCATCCCGCGCGCTAATGCCCCGCGGGGGACGGTCAAGGGGCTGGAGGTGACGGCCATCGAGCGGGTCGCCGAGGCACTCGCCGCGAGCGGTTAA
- a CDS encoding HlyC/CorC family transporter, whose protein sequence is MPDVPIGALFAFLAVLIVVSALCSGAETAMMALNRYRLRYLADQGRGGARRAQLLLERPDRFIGLILLINNFANISASSVATVIALEVMGEPGIAIAAGVLTLVILIFAEVAPKTLAALEPERVAFPAVYVIGPLLKLLYPIVWVVNLLANGVLRALGIRPEEMEGMSLSRGELRTVVQETGAIIPKRHQQMLYAILDLEKVTVEDVMVPRHEIVGINLDDEPVAIVEQLQSSRRTRLPVYRGGLDQVVGILHARQIPRVLTMSEALDKEAFEKHLAEPYFIPKGTGLHKQLAHFQRHKRRMGLVVDEYGDIQGLLTLEDILEEIVGEFTIDPQTLGREVSPSADGSYLVDATANVRDLNRSLHWTLPTGGPKTLNGLILEALESMPERGTALRIADYTIEIVQTSGRSVRTARIIPPPPATP, encoded by the coding sequence TTGCCCGATGTCCCCATCGGCGCCCTGTTCGCCTTCCTCGCCGTCCTGATCGTGGTGTCGGCCCTGTGCTCGGGGGCCGAGACCGCGATGATGGCCTTGAACCGCTACCGGCTCCGCTACCTGGCGGACCAGGGTCGCGGCGGCGCCAGACGCGCCCAGCTCCTGCTCGAACGCCCCGACCGTTTCATCGGGCTCATCCTGCTCATCAACAACTTCGCGAACATCTCGGCCTCGTCCGTCGCCACGGTCATCGCCCTGGAGGTGATGGGCGAGCCGGGCATTGCCATCGCGGCCGGCGTGCTCACACTGGTCATCCTGATCTTCGCCGAGGTCGCGCCCAAGACCCTGGCGGCGCTCGAGCCCGAGCGCGTCGCCTTCCCGGCGGTCTATGTGATCGGGCCCTTGCTCAAGCTCTTATATCCCATCGTGTGGGTCGTCAACCTCCTCGCCAACGGTGTGCTGCGAGCGCTCGGGATCCGGCCCGAAGAGATGGAGGGTATGTCCCTGAGCCGCGGGGAGTTGCGCACCGTCGTCCAAGAGACCGGCGCCATCATCCCCAAGCGCCACCAGCAGATGCTATACGCCATCCTGGACCTGGAAAAGGTCACGGTCGAAGACGTGATGGTCCCGCGCCACGAGATCGTGGGCATCAACCTGGACGACGAGCCCGTGGCGATCGTGGAACAACTTCAGAGCTCGCGCCGCACCCGGCTGCCGGTCTACCGCGGTGGCCTGGACCAAGTAGTCGGCATCCTGCACGCGCGCCAGATCCCGCGCGTCCTCACCATGAGTGAGGCGCTCGACAAGGAAGCCTTCGAAAAGCACCTCGCCGAGCCCTACTTCATCCCCAAGGGCACCGGCCTTCACAAGCAACTGGCCCATTTCCAGCGCCACAAGCGCCGCATGGGGCTGGTGGTCGACGAATACGGCGACATCCAGGGGCTCTTGACCTTGGAAGACATCCTGGAGGAGATCGTCGGGGAGTTCACGATCGACCCCCAGACGCTAGGCCGCGAGGTCTCGCCGAGCGCCGACGGGAGCTATCTGGTCGATGCCACCGCGAACGTCCGCGACCTCAACCGCAGCCTGCACTGGACGCTCCCGACCGGCGGCCCGAAGACCTTGAACGGACTGATCCTGGAGGCCCTGGAGAGCATGCCCGAGCGCGGGACGGCCCTGCGCATCGCCGATTACACCATCGAGATCGTGCAGACCAGCGGCCGCTCCGTCCGCACCGCGCGCATCATCCCGCCACCGCCCGCGACCCCTTAA